A genome region from Pseudanabaena sp. Chao 1811 includes the following:
- the bchL gene encoding ferredoxin:protochlorophyllide reductase (ATP-dependent) iron-sulfur ATP-binding protein, translated as MNKGEDGEGSLQVHQDPAMVIEGALVIAVYGKGGIGKSTTSSNLSAAFSHLGKRVLQIGCDPKHDSTFTLTKRMVPTVIDILETVDFHSEELKTDDFMFEGYNGVMCIEAGGPPAGTGCGGYVTGQTVKLLKEHHLLEDTDVVIFDVLGDVVCGGFAAPLQHAHYCLIVTANDFDSIFAMNRIVAAIQSKAKNYRVRLGGIIANRSEGTDQIDKFNERVGLKTLAHFRTVDAIRRSRLKKCTVFEMEPDPEVLEVQQEYLKLAKGMLENAEPLYAQPLKDRDIFDLLGFD; from the coding sequence ATTAATAAGGGTGAAGATGGAGAAGGTAGCCTTCAGGTGCATCAAGACCCCGCAATGGTCATTGAAGGTGCTTTGGTAATCGCTGTCTATGGTAAAGGTGGTATCGGTAAGTCCACCACTTCTTCTAATCTGTCAGCCGCATTTTCACACCTTGGTAAGCGCGTTCTCCAAATTGGTTGCGATCCGAAGCATGACAGTACTTTTACCCTCACTAAGAGAATGGTTCCCACTGTCATCGATATTCTCGAAACCGTTGACTTCCATTCCGAAGAATTGAAGACTGATGACTTCATGTTTGAAGGTTACAACGGAGTCATGTGTATCGAGGCAGGAGGCCCCCCAGCAGGTACTGGTTGTGGTGGCTATGTCACAGGTCAAACTGTAAAACTTCTCAAAGAGCATCATTTACTCGAAGATACTGATGTTGTAATTTTTGATGTATTAGGTGACGTGGTTTGTGGTGGCTTTGCGGCTCCCCTGCAACATGCCCATTACTGTTTAATTGTGACTGCTAATGACTTTGACTCGATCTTTGCGATGAATCGGATCGTGGCAGCGATTCAATCGAAGGCAAAGAACTATCGTGTACGTCTTGGTGGCATTATTGCCAACCGTAGCGAAGGAACTGATCAGATTGATAAGTTTAATGAGCGTGTTGGTCTTAAAACCTTGGCGCATTTCCGCACTGTTGATGCCATTCGCCGCAGTCGTTTGAAAAAATGTACTGTGTTTGAAATGGAGCCTGATCCTGAAGTTTTAGAAGTGCAGCAGGAATATCTCAAACTGGCGAAGGGAATGCTAGAAAATGCTGAGCCTTTATATGCTCAACCCCTCAAGGATCGCGATATTTTCGATCTCCTTGGTTTTGACTAA
- the bchB gene encoding ferredoxin:protochlorophyllide reductase (ATP-dependent) subunit B, with the protein MELTLWTYEGPPHVGAMRIATGMEGVHYVLHAPQGDTYADLLFTMIERRDRRPPVTYTTFQARDLGGDTAEMVKTSVRDAYERFKPQVMLVGESCTAELIQDQPGSLAKGMNLPIPIVSLELPAYSKKENWGASETLYHLVRTLLLPVVPPPNTPRPKRDPQLRPKANIIGPTALGFRCRDDIREVIKLLAEIGVDVNVVAPMGATPDDLLRIPDADFNICLYPEIALTTCTWLHRSFAQPTIKTVPIGVGATRDFIAEIGKVAEIDVSEALKRSQSDTLGNWDVSRLSTAANPNASRLPWYSRSVDSTYLTGKRVFIFGDATHALAAARIATEELGFTLVGIGTYSREFAREVREVAKKHGLEAVISDDYLAVEAKVAEAAPELVLGTQMERHIAKRLGIPCAVISAPIHVQDVPARYSPQMGWEGANVIFDSWVHPLMMGLEEHLIGMFKEDFEFAEGHMSHLHTAPAQELRSPESAIASTVHAVSNQAVLTPLAQEVEGITWSADGEAELKKIPFFVRGKIKRNTEKFASDRGITSITVETLYEAKAAIGK; encoded by the coding sequence ATGGAACTAACCCTCTGGACTTACGAAGGTCCTCCCCATGTGGGAGCGATGCGAATTGCAACTGGTATGGAAGGAGTACATTATGTACTTCATGCGCCGCAGGGCGATACTTACGCTGATTTATTATTTACGATGATCGAAAGACGCGATCGCCGTCCTCCTGTTACCTATACAACTTTCCAAGCTCGCGATCTTGGTGGTGACACTGCGGAGATGGTGAAGACTTCGGTACGCGATGCTTATGAGAGATTTAAGCCTCAGGTCATGCTAGTTGGCGAAAGCTGCACTGCCGAGTTGATTCAAGATCAACCAGGTTCTCTGGCTAAGGGCATGAACTTACCAATTCCGATTGTGAGTTTAGAGTTACCTGCCTATTCTAAAAAGGAAAACTGGGGTGCGAGTGAGACTCTCTATCATTTAGTTCGCACGTTACTGCTGCCCGTTGTGCCGCCGCCTAATACTCCTCGTCCTAAGCGCGATCCCCAACTTCGTCCGAAAGCAAATATTATTGGTCCCACGGCTCTTGGCTTTAGGTGTCGTGATGATATTCGGGAAGTAATTAAGTTATTGGCAGAAATAGGTGTCGATGTAAATGTAGTTGCTCCAATGGGTGCAACTCCCGATGACTTGTTAAGGATTCCTGATGCAGATTTTAATATTTGCCTCTATCCTGAAATTGCCCTCACTACCTGCACTTGGTTACATCGTAGTTTCGCGCAACCGACGATTAAGACTGTGCCGATTGGGGTCGGTGCAACCCGTGATTTTATCGCCGAAATTGGCAAGGTTGCCGAGATTGATGTGAGTGAAGCGCTGAAGCGATCGCAGTCTGATACTCTCGGTAACTGGGACGTATCTCGCCTATCGACCGCCGCAAATCCTAATGCTTCACGTCTGCCTTGGTATTCGAGATCGGTGGATTCTACTTATTTAACTGGTAAGCGCGTGTTTATCTTCGGCGATGCTACCCATGCCCTCGCTGCCGCCAGAATTGCTACTGAAGAATTAGGCTTTACCCTCGTAGGTATTGGAACCTATAGCCGTGAATTTGCGCGGGAAGTGCGCGAAGTTGCCAAGAAGCACGGGCTTGAAGCCGTGATTAGTGATGACTATTTAGCCGTAGAAGCTAAAGTTGCTGAAGCCGCTCCAGAACTAGTGCTTGGCACTCAGATGGAGCGACATATTGCCAAACGCTTGGGTATCCCTTGCGCGGTAATTTCTGCGCCAATTCATGTTCAAGATGTGCCTGCTCGTTACTCACCGCAAATGGGTTGGGAAGGCGCGAATGTGATTTTTGATAGCTGGGTACATCCTTTGATGATGGGTCTAGAAGAACATTTGATTGGCATGTTCAAGGAAGACTTCGAGTTTGCGGAGGGCCATATGAGTCATCTGCATACTGCACCAGCACAAGAGTTACGATCGCCCGAATCAGCGATCGCTTCGACAGTTCATGCTGTTTCTAATCAAGCTGTTCTTACACCCTTAGCTCAAGAGGTTGAAGGCATTACTTGGAGTGCGGATGGTGAAGCTGAGTTAAAGAAGATTCCCTTCTTTGTCCGAGGCAAAATCAAACGCAATACGGAGAAATTTGCTAGCGATCGCGGGATCACTTCGATCACCGTAGAAACTCTCTACGAAGCAAAAGCAGCGATCGGCAAGTAA